A window of Pirellula sp. SH-Sr6A contains these coding sequences:
- a CDS encoding class I SAM-dependent methyltransferase has translation MTVPERPSWQLPAGVSRGTWDYVNESTIATEYDRFHAGHPLLDLDKRIVAETLPQETARSDGSTRLIVDVGCGPGRNLIPLAERGYQVLGVDLSQDMLDEFSRKAALNGLSDRCGFLRANMADLRCLQDSIADGVLCMYSSLGMVRGRANRRAFLSHAHRILRREGCLIVHVHNRGSWLRDPGGVRRTISDWCRERRDKSWELGDRIYPYRGLPSMFLHIYSEQELRADIESAGLKITTMHRLNRESSGLLRSSWFSHLRAGGFIAIAHRVR, from the coding sequence ATGACCGTTCCTGAACGACCGTCGTGGCAACTACCTGCTGGGGTCTCGCGAGGAACCTGGGATTACGTCAACGAATCAACGATCGCAACCGAGTACGATCGATTCCATGCTGGGCATCCTTTGCTCGATTTGGACAAACGAATTGTCGCGGAGACGCTTCCGCAAGAGACCGCTCGAAGCGATGGCTCCACCCGGCTCATCGTCGATGTTGGATGCGGTCCTGGCCGAAATCTCATCCCCTTGGCAGAGCGGGGATATCAAGTCCTCGGCGTTGATTTGAGCCAGGACATGCTCGACGAGTTCTCGCGAAAAGCGGCCTTGAACGGACTCTCCGACCGCTGCGGTTTTCTCCGCGCCAACATGGCAGATCTTCGATGTCTCCAAGACTCCATCGCCGACGGTGTACTGTGCATGTATAGTTCGCTAGGAATGGTTCGAGGACGGGCAAACCGTCGAGCATTCCTTTCGCATGCTCACCGGATACTGCGTCGAGAGGGATGTCTCATCGTCCATGTTCACAATCGAGGGTCGTGGCTGCGCGATCCGGGTGGCGTTCGACGCACGATCAGCGATTGGTGCCGAGAACGTCGCGACAAGAGTTGGGAGCTAGGTGATCGAATCTATCCCTACCGAGGCCTGCCCAGCATGTTCCTTCATATCTACTCCGAACAAGAATTGCGGGCTGATATCGAGTCCGCTGGGCTGAAGATCACTACCATGCACCGGTTGAATCGCGAATCGTCCGGCCTGCTTCGATCCTCCTGGTTTTCGCATCTTCGGGCGGGTGGCTTCATCGCGATCGCGCACCGTGTGAGGTAG
- a CDS encoding PVC-type heme-binding CxxCH protein — MMQRLAWIWIPMVGVGLSNLPSTVVSPLHAQERNPPSLLEELPRIAPKDPMDAMREIQIKPGYRLELAAAEPEVRDPVAISFDDQERMFVVEMCDYSEQDQDFLGTIHRLEDRDQDGRYETSVLFADKLSWPTGAICFDGGIFVAAAPDIWYLKDTDGDGKADVRRKVFTGFGRQNVQGLLNSFCWGLDNRIYCQVSSSGANITRPDRPDLPPVSASGRDFSFDPITFDIRLESGGGQHGMSFDDWGRRFVCHNSDHLQMYVYPDRYASLCKAYPLPPSRQSIAADGPQANVYRVSPVEPWRIVRTRMRVTNQTPGMIEGGGRASGYFTSATGITIYRGDAFPSDMLGVAIVGDVGSNIVHRKKLLESGCSMVGHRIDSESEFLAATDTWFRPVQFANTPDGTLYVADLYREVIEHPKSLPEEIKQHLDLTSGRDRGRIYRVAPIDFKPKAAPKLSQQSPREWVKALESPNGWKRDTASRLLFEQLSLRATDAERSEILGALEKTAIHSSFPQARLHALGLLARTSESREAHQQGLLDVHPRVREWSLVWLEDRIGSDEALQKMLPNLAKDPDSRVRLQLALSLVASSLHPVAKSKIAHETLVNSPSDPWIAAACFNAIGSQATAILFQQLDASPSALELAKALPMGRLTGKLASADQLSTLDKRLAARPKSDPNAMPLIAEILNAIHERNMADAKREELFDSLPTLATLRDQLIKKGRVDFAKSELPIADRQEAIRRMMWQANESDISTLAALIHQREPQEIQVAAANALRQFTSSQVPIELLKTWTMMSPKLRSIASDILFARAAWVEALVSQAEQGNFLLTDLDVIRLNGLRNDRKLKDRVEKLLASSTFGTRSDVFETYRSALTMPGDKQKGKKVFAQSCSACHKLEGVGYELAPSLASFQFRGPEAILQNIIEPNREVNPQYVSYTIVTEDDRVLSGMIQSESAASVTLVRGENQTDTIDRSEIAEMKSSKLSLMPEGLERQIDVSSMADLLAYLMSVK, encoded by the coding sequence ATGATGCAGCGTCTCGCATGGATTTGGATTCCAATGGTTGGTGTAGGACTCAGCAACCTTCCCAGCACCGTGGTATCGCCACTTCACGCGCAAGAACGAAACCCACCCAGCCTGCTCGAGGAACTGCCTCGCATCGCACCCAAGGACCCCATGGACGCGATGCGGGAGATCCAGATCAAGCCCGGATACCGACTGGAACTGGCTGCGGCCGAGCCGGAAGTTCGCGACCCGGTAGCGATTTCGTTTGATGACCAAGAACGCATGTTTGTAGTCGAAATGTGCGACTACTCGGAACAGGACCAAGACTTTCTTGGAACCATCCATCGACTGGAGGATCGGGACCAAGATGGCCGTTACGAAACAAGCGTTCTGTTCGCCGACAAACTCTCCTGGCCGACGGGAGCTATTTGCTTCGATGGAGGAATTTTCGTCGCCGCAGCTCCTGACATTTGGTACCTCAAAGACACCGATGGAGACGGCAAGGCCGATGTCCGTCGCAAAGTCTTCACGGGATTTGGACGTCAGAATGTCCAAGGACTTTTGAACAGCTTTTGCTGGGGGCTCGACAATCGCATCTATTGCCAAGTGAGCAGCTCTGGCGCGAACATCACCCGCCCGGATCGCCCCGATTTGCCGCCTGTCTCGGCCAGCGGACGAGACTTTTCTTTCGATCCGATCACGTTCGATATCCGTCTCGAGAGCGGCGGCGGACAGCACGGCATGAGTTTTGACGATTGGGGCCGTCGGTTTGTTTGTCACAACAGCGATCACTTGCAGATGTACGTCTATCCTGACCGTTACGCTAGCTTGTGCAAAGCTTACCCGCTCCCTCCCTCGCGACAGAGCATCGCTGCCGATGGCCCGCAAGCCAATGTGTACCGAGTCAGTCCGGTTGAACCATGGAGAATCGTGCGCACGCGGATGCGCGTCACCAATCAGACACCGGGTATGATCGAGGGAGGTGGCCGAGCCTCCGGTTACTTCACCAGCGCGACGGGCATTACGATCTACCGCGGAGATGCCTTCCCATCCGACATGTTGGGAGTCGCCATCGTCGGTGATGTGGGCAGCAATATTGTCCACCGGAAGAAACTCTTGGAATCGGGATGCTCTATGGTGGGCCATCGCATCGACTCCGAATCCGAGTTTCTTGCCGCCACCGATACTTGGTTCCGCCCTGTGCAATTTGCGAACACACCCGACGGTACTCTCTATGTGGCGGATCTCTATCGCGAAGTCATCGAGCATCCGAAGTCTTTGCCTGAGGAAATCAAACAACACTTGGATCTCACCAGCGGGCGAGATCGCGGGCGAATCTATCGAGTCGCTCCGATCGATTTCAAACCAAAAGCTGCACCCAAGCTCTCTCAGCAATCCCCTCGGGAATGGGTAAAGGCTTTGGAGAGCCCCAATGGATGGAAGCGCGACACAGCATCACGACTCCTGTTCGAGCAACTTTCCTTGCGCGCGACCGACGCGGAACGGAGTGAAATTCTCGGTGCGTTGGAGAAGACAGCGATCCATTCGTCGTTCCCGCAAGCTCGATTGCACGCGTTGGGATTGTTGGCGCGGACGTCCGAATCTCGAGAGGCCCATCAACAAGGGCTTTTGGACGTCCATCCCCGCGTGCGGGAATGGTCCTTGGTGTGGCTGGAAGATCGGATCGGTTCCGACGAAGCGCTCCAGAAAATGCTTCCGAATCTCGCCAAGGACCCGGATTCGCGCGTTCGATTGCAACTGGCCCTTTCCCTCGTCGCCTCCTCCCTTCATCCTGTTGCGAAATCCAAAATCGCCCACGAAACTCTAGTAAATTCCCCTTCGGATCCGTGGATTGCGGCAGCCTGTTTCAATGCGATCGGATCGCAAGCTACCGCGATTCTGTTCCAGCAATTGGATGCATCGCCGAGCGCGCTCGAACTGGCCAAAGCACTACCGATGGGGCGATTGACGGGCAAGCTCGCTTCCGCCGATCAGCTGTCGACTCTGGACAAGCGACTGGCCGCGAGGCCCAAGTCCGATCCGAATGCGATGCCTTTGATCGCAGAGATTCTGAACGCGATTCACGAACGCAATATGGCGGATGCCAAGCGCGAGGAGTTGTTCGATTCTCTACCGACCCTGGCAACTCTGAGAGACCAACTGATCAAGAAGGGGCGCGTCGACTTTGCAAAGAGCGAGCTCCCGATTGCGGATCGCCAAGAAGCGATTCGAAGGATGATGTGGCAGGCCAACGAGTCTGATATCTCGACCCTGGCGGCCCTGATTCACCAGCGCGAACCCCAAGAGATTCAAGTTGCCGCGGCCAACGCGTTGCGACAGTTCACTTCCTCGCAAGTCCCCATTGAGTTGCTGAAGACTTGGACGATGATGTCCCCCAAACTCCGTTCGATTGCCTCCGATATCCTCTTCGCGCGCGCAGCGTGGGTGGAGGCTTTGGTATCGCAGGCCGAACAGGGAAATTTCCTTTTGACCGATCTCGATGTGATCCGTCTGAACGGACTGCGAAACGATCGGAAACTCAAGGATCGCGTGGAGAAGCTTCTCGCCAGCTCCACCTTTGGGACACGAAGCGACGTGTTTGAAACCTACCGATCCGCGTTGACCATGCCTGGCGATAAGCAAAAAGGTAAAAAGGTCTTCGCACAATCGTGCTCAGCATGCCATAAACTCGAAGGTGTTGGATACGAGCTGGCTCCCAGCTTGGCCTCGTTCCAATTCCGCGGTCCGGAAGCGATTCTTCAAAACATTATCGAACCGAATCGGGAAGTAAATCCTCAGTATGTTTCCTATACGATTGTTACCGAAGACGATCGCGTCCTCAGTGGAATGATCCAGTCCGAATCGGCAGCGAGTGTCACCCTGGTACGCGGTGAAAACCAGACCGACACCATCGATCGAAGCGAGATCGCCGAGATGAAGAGTTCCAAACTCTCTCTCATGCCCGAAGGACTAGAAAGGCAAATCGACGTTTCCAGCATGGCCGATCTTCTCGCGTATTTGATGTCGGTGAAATAG
- a CDS encoding sigma-70 family RNA polymerase sigma factor: protein MDAENGSGTWIPTTLDEDPRRLGQLLEQYRSYLRMLARSKLHAGLNGKLDPSDVVQETCIEAVRQIRLFRGNSKAEFAGWLRGILADRMAKTARRYLGTQQRDIHMEVQFQRQLDEASGHLERCLSGGGDSPSEIVVWNETTLELAQAIEALPEDYQQVVLLRNLHGMSFPEIAEEMNRSIDSVEKLWIRALLKLKQTMKAGHRET from the coding sequence ATGGATGCGGAAAACGGGAGCGGTACATGGATTCCGACGACCCTCGATGAGGATCCGAGACGGCTGGGACAACTGCTTGAACAGTATCGTTCTTACTTGCGAATGCTAGCGAGAAGCAAGCTCCACGCAGGCTTGAATGGAAAGCTAGACCCGTCCGATGTCGTTCAAGAAACATGTATCGAGGCAGTCCGGCAAATACGCCTCTTCCGCGGGAACTCCAAGGCTGAGTTCGCAGGGTGGCTTCGCGGAATCCTCGCGGATCGCATGGCCAAGACCGCGAGACGGTATCTAGGAACGCAACAACGCGACATCCACATGGAAGTGCAGTTCCAACGCCAACTCGATGAAGCGTCTGGGCATCTTGAACGCTGCCTTTCTGGCGGAGGTGATTCCCCCAGCGAGATCGTCGTCTGGAACGAAACGACGCTTGAGCTAGCGCAAGCCATCGAAGCTCTCCCGGAAGACTACCAACAGGTGGTTCTGCTTCGGAACTTGCACGGAATGTCGTTTCCCGAGATCGCCGAAGAGATGAACCGATCGATCGATAGTGTGGAAAAGTTGTGGATACGTGCTTTGCTCAAGCTAAAACAAACGATGAAAGCAGGCCATCGTGAGACTTGA
- the rsfS gene encoding ribosome silencing factor, whose protein sequence is MVETESGTLSPQTVADSIANAKLAARAAAESKGQDIVLLDISKQTSIFDCFLIVTGTSRRQLHAIAEEIHRLLKAQGETRLSVSGYDESRWIAIDYGGIVIHLFDEEWRKFYDLEGLWADSVRIDLSETLKDTNARVSNTEPNA, encoded by the coding sequence ATGGTGGAAACCGAATCAGGAACCCTCTCCCCCCAAACTGTCGCCGATAGCATTGCCAACGCAAAACTCGCGGCACGGGCCGCTGCCGAAAGCAAAGGACAAGACATCGTTTTGCTCGATATCTCTAAGCAAACGAGCATTTTCGACTGCTTTTTGATTGTCACGGGAACGAGTCGCCGGCAATTGCATGCGATCGCGGAAGAAATCCATCGATTGCTCAAGGCGCAGGGGGAAACCCGACTCAGTGTTTCCGGGTACGACGAAAGCCGTTGGATCGCGATCGATTACGGCGGGATCGTTATCCATTTGTTCGACGAGGAATGGCGCAAATTCTACGACTTGGAAGGTCTCTGGGCCGACAGTGTTCGTATTGACTTGAGCGAGACCTTGAAAGATACCAATGCTCGTGTCAGCAACACCGAACCCAACGCGTAG
- a CDS encoding protein kinase domain-containing protein, with protein MRNHRGPSVDDSHAELTAEQQQRLISILENCLQRQRLQGAPFASETDRIKLLESNADLGDALIDALDGLLWVGKLSPESSCPPFASLQIQGYELLEEIGRGGMGVVYAARRLADSSEVAIKVLLSGQRLAKNLVERFHREAKAAASVCHPSIVPVYETSSQGDLCYFAMKRIRGESLANWIARRRGMGAPISSLESKKYLAREFAQVADGLYRVHQSGILHRDIKPSNLLLDLQEHLWILDFGLASIADSETLTRSGDLIGTFRYMSPEQAAGRKEPLDSRTDIYSLGLTIYEAFTLTNPFSKYEGAALLKAIQSPAVEPPRRFCPDIPKDLETIILRAIRPDRNARYSSARELALDLERFANGESIEALRVTWRERASAACKKYPDRVLAGVCAMVVATGAMGVHSAVVQRERDRTRTQWARGNENYEQARAAVDSLGFRVSEQLAALPGAEALRQEVLQETLKYYEAFITRSNHDPLLQRDVAETRWKMANLIGMAGSKEDAIEALALAADELHQAWTETADSNLLLLAIQSKCELAGLLGDQGRLVAAQKELDLANAWAEGVSPSIDKAFTESLLWNSMAILAYKRGDMRAASTHALRAVERLDIDPIASSTTSPKDINRFQQRMRHSIADTLHNLGFILAEQGYIQVAERVTARSLAMRTAAPSTPHSSDDLRRLALSYNGLASLAWKQGNVEEAIRIYSFSAELLEQAVDRLPGLLGPRRELAVTLNNLGMAQSSAQRLDLALKTFQSAIGIATSLADTDSSNAEAAKHAAGIWNNMAMVQFQLGEKRQALESMQKAVYYQQCVARTESASEQESQLLKRYESMRESWAIEQGPPYLVETNG; from the coding sequence ATGCGCAATCATCGCGGTCCATCGGTTGACGATTCGCATGCCGAATTAACGGCAGAACAGCAACAGCGGTTGATCTCCATTCTCGAAAACTGTTTGCAGCGACAACGCTTGCAAGGAGCTCCCTTTGCGAGCGAGACGGACCGCATCAAGCTTCTGGAATCCAACGCGGACTTGGGCGACGCGCTGATCGATGCGTTGGATGGGTTGCTCTGGGTGGGTAAGCTCAGCCCCGAATCCTCTTGCCCTCCGTTTGCTTCGCTTCAAATCCAAGGGTACGAACTCCTGGAGGAGATAGGCAGGGGTGGGATGGGAGTGGTCTATGCCGCCCGCAGGCTGGCCGATAGCAGCGAGGTGGCGATCAAGGTACTTCTGAGCGGTCAGAGACTCGCAAAGAACTTGGTAGAGCGATTTCACCGAGAGGCGAAAGCCGCCGCATCGGTTTGCCATCCCAGTATTGTTCCCGTTTACGAAACGAGCTCCCAAGGGGACTTGTGTTATTTCGCCATGAAGCGAATCCGAGGTGAGTCGCTGGCAAACTGGATCGCGCGGCGGCGAGGCATGGGTGCTCCGATTTCCTCGTTGGAATCCAAAAAGTATTTGGCTCGTGAGTTCGCACAAGTTGCGGATGGTCTGTATCGAGTCCATCAATCCGGAATACTGCATCGAGATATCAAGCCTTCGAACCTCTTGCTCGATCTCCAAGAGCATTTATGGATACTCGACTTTGGACTCGCGTCGATCGCGGATAGCGAGACACTGACCCGATCCGGCGATTTGATCGGAACGTTTCGATACATGAGTCCTGAGCAAGCGGCGGGGAGAAAGGAGCCCTTGGATTCTCGTACCGACATCTACTCATTGGGACTAACGATTTACGAAGCATTCACGCTGACAAATCCATTTTCCAAATACGAAGGAGCAGCGTTGCTCAAGGCGATTCAATCGCCTGCGGTCGAACCCCCACGAAGGTTTTGTCCGGACATACCCAAAGATTTAGAGACGATCATCCTTCGAGCGATTCGGCCAGATCGCAATGCTCGCTACTCCTCGGCGCGGGAGCTCGCGCTGGATTTGGAGAGATTCGCGAATGGTGAGTCGATCGAAGCTTTGCGCGTGACTTGGCGTGAACGAGCGAGTGCTGCATGCAAAAAGTACCCGGACCGCGTTTTGGCCGGTGTGTGCGCCATGGTCGTTGCGACGGGGGCGATGGGTGTGCACAGCGCGGTGGTTCAGCGTGAACGAGATCGGACTCGCACTCAGTGGGCGAGAGGAAATGAAAACTACGAGCAAGCGCGCGCGGCCGTCGACTCTTTGGGGTTTCGCGTCTCGGAACAGCTTGCCGCTCTCCCGGGAGCCGAGGCCTTGAGGCAAGAGGTTTTGCAGGAAACCTTGAAGTACTACGAGGCATTCATCACTCGGTCCAATCACGATCCGCTGCTTCAACGCGACGTTGCAGAAACGCGTTGGAAGATGGCCAATTTAATCGGCATGGCTGGGAGCAAAGAAGACGCTATCGAAGCGTTGGCATTGGCTGCTGACGAACTTCATCAAGCATGGACCGAAACAGCGGACTCGAATTTACTGCTTCTCGCAATTCAATCCAAATGCGAACTGGCAGGGCTTTTAGGAGATCAAGGTAGACTCGTCGCAGCACAAAAGGAATTGGACTTGGCCAACGCTTGGGCGGAAGGAGTATCCCCTAGCATCGACAAAGCCTTCACCGAATCCCTTCTCTGGAACTCGATGGCGATCCTGGCTTACAAACGGGGGGATATGCGAGCCGCGAGCACCCATGCGCTCCGAGCGGTTGAGCGACTGGATATCGATCCGATCGCGAGTTCTACGACATCGCCGAAGGACATCAATCGATTCCAGCAGCGGATGCGTCACTCCATTGCCGATACTCTCCATAACCTCGGTTTCATTCTGGCCGAGCAAGGGTACATACAGGTCGCCGAGCGCGTTACAGCACGCTCTCTGGCGATGCGAACCGCGGCACCTTCCACGCCGCATAGTTCCGATGACTTGCGCCGTTTGGCGTTGTCGTACAACGGCCTCGCATCGCTCGCTTGGAAACAAGGCAATGTGGAAGAGGCGATTCGGATCTATTCCTTCAGTGCAGAGCTTTTAGAACAGGCCGTCGATCGGTTGCCAGGATTGCTAGGCCCGAGGAGAGAGTTGGCAGTCACCTTGAACAACCTGGGAATGGCGCAGTCGAGCGCTCAGAGGTTGGATCTCGCATTGAAGACATTCCAATCCGCCATCGGCATCGCAACGTCCCTCGCAGATACCGATTCAAGCAACGCGGAAGCTGCTAAGCATGCGGCTGGGATATGGAACAATATGGCGATGGTCCAGTTCCAATTGGGGGAAAAAAGGCAAGCTCTCGAATCGATGCAAAAAGCGGTCTATTACCAACAGTGCGTTGCGCGGACGGAGTCCGCCAGCGAACAAGAGAGCCAATTGCTAAAGCGATACGAATCGATGCGTGAATCCTGGGCGATCGAACAAGGGCCGCCTTATCTCGTGGAGACCAATGGATGA
- a CDS encoding HD domain-containing protein, whose product MTSPENPLYSDAWSSQWSATILPWIRTRMAHADAGHGIDHVQRVVQNAIAIGASEGAEVNIVLPAAWLHDCVMVPKNSPERSKASRLAAAAALEFLHSIRYPVEWLEPIEHCIAAHSFSAGIPCESLEAKVVQDADRLEAIGAIGISRCLMTGGSMRQLLYCADQPFPIDRPPQDTVQSIDHFFAKLLGLAKTMQTDQGRRIASQRTEFMIDFLRQLASEIGVVPADLDRAISKASLR is encoded by the coding sequence GTGACGAGCCCAGAAAACCCGCTTTATTCCGATGCGTGGAGTTCCCAATGGAGCGCCACAATCCTTCCATGGATTCGCACGCGGATGGCACATGCTGATGCCGGGCATGGGATCGATCATGTGCAACGAGTTGTTCAGAATGCGATCGCGATTGGAGCGAGCGAGGGTGCCGAGGTGAACATCGTTCTTCCCGCGGCCTGGTTGCACGACTGCGTCATGGTCCCCAAAAATTCGCCGGAGCGTAGCAAGGCCTCCCGACTGGCAGCCGCAGCCGCCCTCGAATTCCTTCATTCCATTCGTTATCCGGTCGAATGGCTCGAACCGATCGAGCACTGCATTGCGGCTCACAGTTTCTCTGCCGGGATTCCCTGCGAAAGCTTGGAGGCGAAGGTCGTTCAAGACGCCGACCGACTCGAAGCGATTGGAGCCATCGGTATATCGCGCTGCTTGATGACGGGCGGATCGATGCGGCAACTTCTTTACTGCGCCGACCAACCCTTTCCGATCGATCGACCACCCCAGGACACCGTGCAGTCGATCGATCACTTCTTTGCCAAGTTGCTCGGACTCGCAAAGACGATGCAAACCGATCAAGGTCGCAGGATCGCCTCGCAGCGGACCGAGTTCATGATCGATTTCCTCCGCCAGTTGGCTTCCGAAATCGGAGTGGTTCCGGCAGACTTGGATCGCGCCATCTCCAAGGCTTCGCTGCGCTGA
- a CDS encoding mechanosensitive ion channel family protein has product MSNEIVSQQEISDQTVRMWDQLQLSAQKLLQGDFSELLALGEKSLMPAAQALGILVAFYFGARYASKAISSPIYRRVDETLGRFVEKLIYRGLLGAGLIFTLHHFGLRSTSFAAVLGAVGFAVGLAFQGTLSNFASGVLLMVFRPFKVGDMVVAGGITARVHEIDLFTTAVDTPDNRRLIIPNSSIAGSTIENVTYHPERRIEVPVGVAYSADMDATRAALWRAVESVHDVIIENEERKSQVQLTALGASSVDWIVRVWAPTKEFANVRDRVVYSVKKHLDSDGIVIAFPQLDVHLAPLSESTATPVPHATPAPQMGRQLPRRTEPPRHHAA; this is encoded by the coding sequence ATGAGTAACGAGATTGTCAGTCAGCAAGAAATCAGCGATCAAACGGTGAGAATGTGGGATCAGCTTCAACTCTCGGCTCAAAAGCTCCTGCAGGGAGACTTCTCGGAGCTTCTTGCATTAGGAGAAAAGTCACTGATGCCGGCTGCTCAAGCACTCGGTATCCTCGTCGCTTTCTACTTCGGAGCTCGTTACGCGTCCAAAGCGATCTCGTCACCCATTTACCGGAGGGTGGACGAGACTCTGGGTCGTTTCGTTGAGAAACTTATCTATCGAGGGCTTCTCGGGGCCGGGCTCATCTTTACCCTCCACCACTTCGGCCTTCGCTCCACCAGTTTTGCCGCAGTCTTAGGGGCCGTCGGATTCGCTGTAGGCTTAGCTTTTCAAGGAACACTCTCCAACTTTGCATCGGGTGTCCTGCTGATGGTCTTTCGACCTTTCAAAGTCGGTGACATGGTCGTCGCCGGCGGCATCACAGCCCGCGTTCACGAAATCGATCTGTTCACCACCGCAGTCGACACGCCGGACAACCGTCGGCTGATCATTCCCAACAGCTCCATCGCAGGTTCCACGATCGAAAATGTGACCTACCACCCCGAACGTCGCATCGAAGTGCCCGTGGGGGTCGCCTATTCCGCGGATATGGACGCGACCCGAGCCGCCCTGTGGCGTGCCGTCGAAAGCGTCCACGATGTGATTATCGAAAACGAAGAGCGGAAGAGCCAAGTCCAATTGACCGCACTCGGAGCCAGTTCCGTCGATTGGATTGTTCGCGTTTGGGCTCCCACCAAAGAGTTCGCCAACGTGCGAGATCGAGTGGTCTACTCCGTGAAGAAACACCTCGATAGCGACGGGATCGTCATCGCTTTCCCGCAACTGGATGTTCACCTAGCACCCCTCTCCGAATCTACTGCGACACCGGTTCCCCACGCGACACCGGCTCCTCAAATGGGTCGCCAACTCCCTAGACGAACCGAACCACCGCGCCACCACGCTGCCTAA
- a CDS encoding glycine zipper domain-containing protein has product MRWIRAGWFTGSLLCCASTAMAQVAPYPQNVNTRNGAILGGVTGAVIGGVIGHQRDDTTEGALIGGAVGAVAGGVLGNNRDHAERRQAPTQYYYQRPNHYHSHYNPPTYVEHRTYVPTNTHVVTRRPVTVSEVVSMTESGVSDAVIVSHIQANGVAVRPNVNEVIWMSERGVSDYVITALQQNGNVPRPPRSTVYRSQPSEVIIQEEYRPATRTIITTPSSPTYRSTRAPVYVERRGF; this is encoded by the coding sequence ATGCGTTGGATTCGTGCTGGTTGGTTTACAGGAAGTTTGCTTTGTTGTGCTAGCACTGCGATGGCCCAAGTCGCGCCTTATCCGCAGAATGTCAACACGCGAAACGGCGCCATTCTCGGCGGTGTGACAGGCGCCGTGATCGGGGGTGTGATCGGGCACCAGCGGGATGATACCACCGAAGGTGCGTTGATCGGCGGCGCGGTCGGTGCTGTGGCCGGCGGGGTCCTGGGAAACAACCGGGACCATGCGGAACGACGGCAGGCGCCCACGCAGTATTATTACCAACGACCCAACCATTATCACAGCCACTACAACCCACCGACCTATGTGGAGCACCGGACCTACGTTCCAACGAACACCCACGTCGTCACACGTCGTCCGGTTACGGTCAGTGAAGTGGTGAGTATGACCGAAAGTGGAGTGAGCGATGCGGTCATTGTTTCTCACATCCAAGCCAACGGAGTTGCTGTGCGGCCTAACGTCAACGAAGTGATTTGGATGAGTGAGCGAGGGGTGAGCGACTATGTCATCACCGCTTTGCAGCAAAATGGCAATGTTCCGCGTCCCCCGAGGTCGACCGTTTATCGCAGTCAACCGTCCGAGGTCATCATCCAAGAGGAATATCGACCAGCGACTCGAACGATTATCACCACCCCTTCGTCGCCCACCTATCGGTCTACTCGGGCGCCGGTCTATGTCGAGCGACGCGGGTTTTAG
- a CDS encoding cell division protein FtsH: MNWVVLDQRVLSQQVLRQRVIWQQAVLYQEDSDDERATAFHEAGHAVLAITLGRPVEKVTIERNSLRLGQVHMSKRRGQPIKDAVEVQALILLAGVVAEARIVGRYNWPGAQQDMVGVRQLARYRGATEKQVERLQHRWLDKTEHLLDAPDTWLAIERVAEELIAKKSLSGRAVQHIVDRTIDND, encoded by the coding sequence TTGAATTGGGTTGTACTAGATCAACGAGTATTGAGTCAGCAAGTATTGCGTCAGCGCGTAATCTGGCAACAGGCGGTCTTGTATCAAGAGGATTCGGACGACGAACGAGCGACCGCCTTTCATGAGGCAGGTCACGCTGTGCTCGCCATCACGCTGGGTAGACCAGTGGAGAAGGTAACGATCGAACGAAACTCGCTTCGGCTGGGCCAAGTCCACATGAGCAAGCGGCGAGGGCAACCGATCAAGGACGCGGTGGAGGTGCAAGCCCTCATTCTGCTGGCGGGTGTGGTTGCCGAGGCGCGAATCGTCGGACGCTACAACTGGCCAGGCGCTCAGCAGGATATGGTCGGAGTTCGACAATTGGCGCGTTACCGCGGTGCCACCGAGAAACAGGTCGAACGATTGCAACACAGGTGGCTCGATAAGACCGAGCATCTCCTCGACGCGCCGGATACCTGGCTCGCCATTGAACGCGTCGCCGAGGAGTTGATCGCAAAAAAGTCCCTGAGCGGTCGGGCCGTTCAACACATCGTCGATAGAACGATCGATAACGACTAG